Sequence from the Cytophagia bacterium CHB2 genome:
GATAGTTTGGCGCGTGCGATTGGCGCACTGAAGCAGCGCCAAACCTCGCCATTCGAGGCGCGCAACCTGGAGGCGGCGCTGGCACGTTCGCAACGGATTGCCGATTCGCTTCAGCTTGTGCAAGCTCGGGAGCAGAATCTGGATCGTTTGGTGCGGCAAAAAGCTGAGTTATTGCTCAAAAATTTGAACGATGAGATGTCGCGTCTCGCTGAATTAGGCAAGCAGGCAAAAAAATCAGGCGACACCGCAGAACGCGAGCGCGTGACGCGCGAAATTAAAACGTACCGGCAATGGCAATCGTTCTGCCAGCAAATTTTGGCGGAACCGCCCCCGGCGATTATTATTTACGAAGTTCGCGCTGAGCCGAACGACGATGAAGCGGCGCTCAAACGCAAAGCCGATTTTCTGCGTGATCAAGCCGATCGCCTGGCGCGCGAAGTCAAACGCCTCGATCAACGGCTTCAAGACGTTCGGGAAGAAGAGACGATGCGGCGGCGTGTGAATGAATTCGCCTCGGAAATTGCATTGCTGGAACCGCTGAATGAGGGCGTGCGCAGCAGCAATTCCCAAAGCACGGCGAGTTTCGGACCGGCGCAAACAGATAATCTCAGCGTCACCGAAGGTGTGACGCGCAGCGCAGAAGTTTTCTCGGCTGCATCGACGGGCGGCGCGATCGTTGCATTTAACCTGCCGGCAAAAATTTCCGATCTCTCCAGCCAGGACTTGCGCAAGTGGCAGGAACGCTTGCGGCTGCTGTTGGAACAGCGCCAGGCCCAGGTGGATAGCTTGAAGCGGCGCGCCGAGGCGTTCGAACAGCTCGGTCGTACCCGCTCGCATTGAAAGAGTGATTCATCTCGCCAGCCATCTTGCCGACTAAAACTCTGTATGCTTCGGGCAGAACAATTGCAAAAAATTGTCTTGCCCGAATTTTTTATTTCGGCATGGATAAACGCGGATTTCCGCTGCTCTCTTGGTAATTGATCTGTTGGCACTTTCAAATGCTAGAAAGTCAAGTCGAACGAAGTTAATCAGGCGAAAGATTTTAGTATTTGTCCTCCCATTTTTTCTTTTTAAAATAATCTGAAGAATTGCGTTTTTCCCAGGTTTAAAGTATTTTCTCTGCAAGCGTCTCTAAAATTCGTGGCGATCATGTAAATCAGCAGGCCTAAACCCGATTTCCGCAAAGTGCCCGCAGCAAATGGCATGATGATCTCTGTGCGAAAATAAAAGATCCAATGCACGATTTTCGTTATCAACTCCCGCGGTTTTTTTCCGCTTTCGCATTGCACATTCTTCGACCTGCACTCCCCGTCCTTCTGTTCCTTTCCCCTTCGACCTCGTTTGCGCAAAAACCCTGGCAGCTCGATTATCGCTTACAAGCCGGTTTTGAAAACGACAGCAATATTTATGAATCCAGCGTCGCGCCGGTTTCCGCGCCGGTTGGCCGCCTCTTGTTGCAAAGCAAAGCCGAACGGGTGAGCAAAAATGTGCGGCTGCTGTTCGATTATTCCGGTGCGCTGCTCTTGTATCACGCGCACAATGACGAGCATAAATTGCTGAATGATCTTAAAGGCGGGATTACATTGCGCGCCAATGACTGGCTGCGTTTCTTCGTGCAGGGCGAAGTGACTCTCAAGAATTATTTGAATAATACCACAGATTATGGCGCCTCCGGCGGCATTCTGGGCGCCACCACCGCCCTGTCCGAGCGCGCCGCGCTTGAAGCTGGCGTGGAAAACGGGCAACTTGATTATGCCGCTTCAGATTCGCTGTTTGACTATACCTTTTGGGGCGCGTTTCTATCTTTGCGCCACCGCCTCGCGCACAGCACTGTTCTGGAACTCACGGCGCAGCGGCGCCGGCTCGACTATCTACGTTTTGCGTATTTGCACGTCAACTCAACGCTGGTACAGCGCGCGCCTTATGCGCAACAGGAGAATTTCAGCGCCTTGCGCCTCACATTCACGATGAGCCGCAAATGGCTGCTGCGGGCCAGCGTCGAGGCGCAATTCAATCGCTCCAACAGTCTGGGGTATGATTATGATCGTCTCCGGCTGCAGGCGCTCGCGGCCTGGAGTCCGGCCAGGCGCTGGCTGATTCGCGCCGCGGCCATGGTGCAAACCAAAAGCTATGCAGAATCCACTCCGCCCATCGTGCCTCCGGAGTTCGATGCCGAGCGCGAACAAAGCAACAATCTGATTTTGGATGTCTCACGCGACCTTTCGAATGAACTCACGCTGCTCGCTCGCATCTCCTATCACGACAATGAATCCCCGATTCGAAGCGTGTTTTACCGCAAAACCGTCTTTTTCACCGGGATGGAATTGCGCTTTTGAGGCACATTGACTCTCAAATAAAAACGCCGCCCAACTCTGGATTGACAACGAGGTGAGTAGAAAATCATTTGATTAATCCATCCTGTTTTTGCCCTCGCTATACGATTAGCTTTTCAAGATCAGAACAGATTTCTGAAAGTTTATGGCAGAACGATATGAAATAATTCTGTCGATAAATCATCTTGCCATTTTTTGGGGGCGATGTTCGATGACTTTGGCGCATTTCGGCAGAAAAGCTTTGTCACCGATGATCACCGAAGACGCCGAGTTTCGCCGAATATTTTTTGCTGTTTCGCAGAAGCTTTGATTTGCCGCTTGCTTGCAAATCGGGGCAGGCCATAAGGCGCTCAAAGTTAGAATAAAATTCTGAAAGTGTTTCGTCCGCTGAAATGAAATCCCACCGAAAAGGCTTTATTCTTTCTGTCGCAGCTCTACTTCTGTAGGCGAAGTTTTCAAAGCTGCTCGAAGAGCTTCGATTTTCAGCTTGTCTGAAATTCGGTGTAAAAATTTATGAAGTCCCAATAAAACAAGATACCCGAGCCTGTGGTCGGAACCGCCTGCCTATTTGATGTATCTTTTTACGCCGAGATAAGCAGCCACAAGGCCGAGCAGAATGCCAAACCCGGCAAGCGCAGGCATGAAGTAGGAGGGGAAGCGAATGATTTCAGGGTAGGACGAAAGCAAAAATTTTTGCAGTAGATAGAAAAAAGCCCATGCCAAAGCGCTGCCGGCAATGCCTTGAAACAGGCCTTGCAGCAGCAGCGGCGTAGTGACGAAAAAGCGGGTTGCACCAACAAGCTGCATCGTTTCAATGGTGCGGCGCTTGGCATACGCCACCAGCCGCACGTGATTGATCACCACGAAAAACGAGCCCAGACAAACCACCAGCCCGATGATGAGGCCCGCAAGCATCGCAAAATCGATGTAGCGTTCCACCTGTTGCACAAAATCGCGGCGGTAAACGACTTCATCAACGCCGTCGAGCGCGCGCAAGCGGCTGGCCAGTTGCTGCGCTGCGAGGCTGTGTTGATGCGATTTTTGCAGCGCAACTTGGAACGAAGGCGGCAGAGGATTCGACGCGAGCAGGTCGATGAACCCGTCGCCGAATTCCTTGCGGAAAATTTCCGTAGCTTCTTGCCGCGAAACATATTTGACCTTGGCCACGCCCGGAACTGCCTCGATTTGCCGGCGCAATTTTTGGATGCCGGACTCGTCGCGCGCATTATCAACAAAAATTTCCAATTCGATACGGCTGCGCAGAGAGCCGGCGATCTCGACGAAATTGTGCGTGGCCAGCGCAAACAATCCCATGAGAACGAGTGCGCCTGCCATCGTGAGGGCTGCGATGAGCGCTGCCAGTTTCGCGCGCGTTAATCCGTCAAATGCCTCTTTGAGGCAGTACCACCAGCTCAAGATGTCGTCACTCCTCCCTCGATGCGCACGACGCGCCGGTTCACGCCTTCCACGAGAGAATACGTATGCGTTGCCATCAAAATTGCGGTGCCGCGCGCATTGATTTTGTCCAACAGCTCCATGATGCCGGCGCTGGTCGCCGGATCGAGGTTGCCGGTCGGCTCATCCGCCAATATCATAAACGGGTTGTTGACCAATGCGCGCGCAATCGCCACGCGTTGCTGCTCGCCGCCGGACAACTCGTGCGGCATGCTGTAACGCTTGTGGCTCAACCCCACCTGGGCAAGCACACGCAGCACGCTGCGTTTGATGTCTTTTTGTTTGCTGCCCGTAACAATCAACACGAAGGCAACATTGTCATAAACGTTGCGATCTTCCAACAAACGGAAATCCTGAAAGACGATGCCAAGCTGCCGGCGTAACAATGGAATTTGTTTTGCCGTCACCGTCTTTGAATTGAAACGCCCGACCACCACCGTGCCCTCCGAGGGCTTCTCGGCCATATAAATCATCTTGAGCACGGTGCTTTTTCCGGCCCCGGTCGGGCCCACGAGAAAAACAAACTCGCCTTTGCGCACGATCAAATTCACGGACTGCAAGCCATCCCCGCCGGGATATTTGAGCGCAACATTTGACAGCCGAACGAGATTCATAATGAAGAATTGCTTTGATCAATATCCGCATTTCGCTTCAGCACGAAATGCACACGCTCCGCCCGCTCCTGCCCGGGACGACGCGACATCCCGCTAAAACGGCCGACTTCCTGCCAGAGGCCGCTAGCCATAAATTGCTCACCCATTTCGCGAATCGAATAAACGCGCTGAACATGCCGCTCGCAATATTCCTGCTCACGATTCGTTTCATCAATAATCTTAAAATCATTGAATTGCAATTTTTTGTAGGCTTTGTAATAAGCATGGCGCGTGTAGGAAAAGTCTGAGGTGGCATCACGCTCGATATAATTGCGGAAATTTCTGCTGCAATTGTGTTGCGTACAAATATCAAAAATGAACAAGCCGCCGCCGCGCACGAGCTGCGCCACACTTTTAAACACCCGCTGCAAATCTTCCGGCGTCAAGCAGTAATTGATGCTGTCGTACAGACAAATCGCGGCATCGACTTGAGCGACTGCGGCAACCTCACGCATGTCTCCACACCACAAGTTGGCATGCCGGCCCTCGCGCATGAGCCGCTGCCGGGCCACGCGCAACATGGCCGCCGAGCGATCACTGCCGAAAACTGTGAATCCCGCTTTTGCAAGCTCAACAAGCATTTGACCCGTGCCGCACGCCAACTCCAAAACCCGCGTGACTCTGGCCCGCGCGGCGGTTGCGCGAGTTTGCCGATCATCTGCCAGCGGGAACAGCGACATGACATAGCTTGCCCAGCGCTCATAATTCACGTGGCGCATGAGATGATCGTAAAACTCCGCCACCAGGCTATACGGCGCGATCTCCGTCGTTCTTTGTGATGATGTCCACCGCAAGCTGTATTGCCTCGATCATACTCGTGGGATTCGCAATGCCTTTGCCGGCGATGTCGAAAGCCGTGCCATGATCCGGCGAAGTACGCACGATCGGCAGCCCGGCCGTGTAATTCACTGCCCGGCCAAAGCCAGCCATCTTGAGAGGAATCAGGCCTTGATCGTGATACATCGTTAGAAAGGCATCAAACGATAATTTTTCATCGCCGGCGCGATTTGCATATCTTCCAAAAAGCGCATCTGCCGAAAACGGGCCGCTTGCAGCAATGCCCTCGCGTTGAGCCTGCGCCAACGCCGGTTTAATGATTTCTTCTTCTTCCTTGCCCAACATACCGGACTCACCGGCATGCGGATTCAAGCCGGTGACAGCAATTTTAGGCGCGAGAATGTTAAAACGACTGCGCAATTCACGGTGCAGCACACGCAGTTTATCGATAATCTTTTCCTGCGTGATTGCCGCCGCAACGTTGCGCAATGGCAAATGCGTCGTGACCAGCGCAACGCGAAAGCTGCCAGCGATCAACATCATGGCAAAGTGTTTTACGCCCTGGCGCTCCGCGATAAATTCGGTTTGGCCGGGATAGTTGTAACCCGCCGCCGCCAGCGCGACCTTCGCTATTGGCCCGGTGACGATGGCATCGATCAATCCAATTTTTGCCCAAGCCGTGGCATGAAGCAGCGCCTGTGCGGCAACGCTTCCGGAGGCGACTGTCCATTTTCCAATTTCAATTGCCGCATCGCCACAATCGGTTTGCATCAGGGCAACTTGTTCATCAGCCGGCCACTCTGCGAAATTTCGAATGATAGAAAAGTTTTGTTCGATTCTTAACTTCTTTTGCCAGAACTGAACGGCCGCTACCGGCGCGACAATGGCAACGCGAACGGTTGCTGAAGGCAACCATTGCGTCAAAGCTTTGAGAACAACCTCGGGTCCAATGCCGTTGATGTCGCCGAGAGTGAGGGCGAGGGTTTTGAAGTTTAGATTGTTTCTGTTCAATGCGGATTCCTGCTGTCCATCGAATCTTGCCGCCAAACTTCACAGGATTCCAACTGAATGACAACGAAGAGAAATATTGTCTCCTGAGCAACGCAGCAAAACTCACGTCTTTCTCTTCTTCTTCTTCGCCGCCGGGAATAAAATATTATTCAGAATCAAACGATACCCGGGCGAATTCTTGTGCAAGGATAACTGCGTCGGCGGATCATAGACCATGTGCTGATAATCCTCCGGATCATGGCCGCCATAAAACGTAAACGTGCCGCGGCCAACATTGCCGTGAATGTACTTGACCTGTGGCGTGCCCGGCACATCCGCCAAAACAGTCACAGATTTCTTAATCAGCTCGCGCTTGAAGCCGGTGGTTTGCCCCATGAAACCCTTCACCACTGAGACGTGATTTTGCGTGAGCATGGCCGGCACCGGGTCATATTTGGCGGAGAACTCGAACAGCGTAAAAAAATCCGCTTCCGCGCTGCGCATGCCGGGATTGTAACTCGGCGGATAGTCGATATCCGAAAACTCGTAAACCATCGGGTTCATTTCCAGCGTGAAATTCGTAAATGCCAGGGTTTCATTGTAATCCAGCTCCTGCTTACAGTTGGGTGAGGGCGGATCGTAATCGAAAATCGCCGCACAAATGTCGGTGTTTCTCGCCGCCAGGCCGAGATCAATGGTGTCGGTGGCGGAACACATGGCAAACAAAAATCCGCCGCGCGCGGCATACTCCTTGATTGTGCGCGCAACTGCTTTCTTCAACTCCGACACCTTGTTAAAACCAAGCTTCTTTGCCATGGCTTCATTCTTGATCACTTCTTCCTGATACCAGGCTGCGGAATGATAGCTTGCATAAAACCGCCCGTACTGCCCGGAAAAATCTTCATGATGCAAATGCAGCCAATCATACTCGTCAAGTTTGCCGGTCAACACTTCTTCATCCCACAACGTGGTATAGGGAATCTCGGCATACTCCAACGCCAGCGTCACGGCATCGTCCCAAACTTGTTTGTTCTGCGGTGTATAAATGGCGATAGCCGGCGCTTTTTCCAGCAGCACGACTTCCATGTTTGCGCCTTCAATCTCGGCATAAATTTGCGCCGCTTGCCCGCCGCCGAGATTTTGAAACGCCACGCCCCGCACCCGGCATTCGCGCTCAATTTCAGCGTACTGATCCAGCATAAATGAGCCGCCGCGATAATTGAGCAGCCATTCTACGTTGATGCCACGATCCAATGCCCAATACGCAACGCCATAAGCTTTGAGATGATCGGTTTGCTGCAAATCCATGTAGATCAGCGTTTTTTGTGAGAACGCTGGCGGCGCCAAAATGTAAAAGCTAACAAAAGCGGCCCGGATAAAACTGCTGAAACGAGGCATTTTGTTTATCTCTCTTGATAAAGTCAATCACGCATTCGAGACGAATGTTGGGCGCTGCGACGCCCCAGGGCTTATATACCGGTTTACCACGCTTGCATTTTGGGATAAAAATCAAGACATTGTTCCGTCCCAAAGTAAGGAGAACGGTTATGAGTGAAACCATTCGAGGCATTTATCGCAACGGTGTCATCGAGCCTGTCGAACCGCTGCGCCTCGCAGAGGGGACGGAAGTCTACGTCACCGTGCCGCGGCCGAACCGGCGCGAGGAAATACTCGCCCTGTATAAAAAACTGGAAGAGCAGGGCTTGGAATTAGAATACAATCCCGACAACCTTGGCAAGCCTTTTCCGGAAGTAAAGACGGTGACAATACAAGGAAAGCCGCTTTCCGAGACGATCATCGAAGATCGAGGCCCGAGGTGATTTATTATTGTGACAGCAGCGCACTCGTCAAAATCTATGTCGAGGAAACCGGTACGGCATACATGAAAAATCTTCGCCAGCAGACGGACGCTGGTGATGCCATGATCACCAAGATTGCTGGACCCGAGGTTTTGTCCGCCCTGTATCGACGTCTTCGCATCGGTGATCTAACCCCAGAAAAGGTTTTTGTAGCGCGCCAAAATTTCCAAGGAGATTTTTCTGGATTTTTTTCGCGCCTCGCGGTCTCAGATGCGATTATTGATTTTGCCATGCAACTGATCGACAAATACCCTTTGCGAGGATACGATTCAGTGCAACTGGCTACGGCACTGCAACTGCAAAGCTCACTGCGCGCTTCCAATGGTAGAAACGTCACCTTCCTGGGCTCCGATAAAGTATTGAATAGCGCCGCAGCCAACGAAGGCCTCGCCGTCATCAATCCTGATGAACAAGAGTAAATTGCTCTGCTACATCGGCCTCACCTTCTCCGACAAGCTCCGCACCCGCCGCCGCGCTTCTTCCAGATAAAGACTGTTGGGATATGTCTCCAACAGCTTCTCAAATAACTTTTGCGCCTGCGGATAATCCTGCATTTTGTCTGCGTGAATTTCAGCCAGCCGGAACAGCGCGCGATCACCGACAATGCTTTCACCATGCTTTTCGGTTACGGCTTGCAGCGTCGCTACGGCGCTGGGGTATTGCCCCTCTTCGGCGTAGAGTGAGCCGAGATGATACATCGCCTGCGGCAGAATTCCCGCGTTGGGATATTTTTCAATGAGATCATTCAACGTATCGATTGCCGCGCGGCGATTCTGCTTGAGGTTGAGAAATTCGGCATGCGCATAACTCCGCAAAGCGCCGGCGCTGTCCGCAAAATTGGCTTCAATCAGCAGCAGCATTTCCAGCGCATCATTCACCATGCTCTCTTCCGGATTGCCCTTGGCGGGCTGCGCCACAATACCCTCCAGCATGTTCTTCGCATTGCGAAAACGACCTTGATAAAACTCCAGGCGCGTGAGCGCAAATTTCACTTTGTCACCAACGCCCGGCCGATTGCCGCCCAAGCGCCGCGCCGTTTCATACCAATTCACCGCTTGCGCCACCTCGCCCAACGCGAGATGGCAATCACCGAGGCGAAAGACAGCGTCGAGACGTTCCTTGCTGTTGGGTTCAGTAGCGGTGTCATAAATTTTTTTGTAAACCGCAATGGCAGCAGCCATGTCTTTCAGATGCGTGAATTGAATGTCGCCCTGTTCGAGCATGGCGCGAAGGACCCAAGGATTGCGCACATTCGTCCCGGCTTTGGAAATAAGATTCTCCAGCGCTTCCAGCGCCAGGCGGTGCTTGCCTTGTTGCTGATAGCACTCCGCCAGTCCCATCATCGCCGGATTGGCATACGGGGATTTCGAGCTATTGGTGAGTATCAGTTGATACGCTTGCTCGGCATAATCCCACGCGCCGGCAGCACGCACCTGCTCGGCAAAGTTGAAAATTTCAGCGCCGGTATTGTTGGCGCCGGCCAGCTTGTCGAGAGTTTGATATTCAGCCAGCGCACGCGCGTATTCTTTATTTTCGAGCAGAATCACGGCCAAGAGGCGCCGCATGTCAGTGGTATTGGAGGTTTGGCTGAGATGCCGGCTCACTGCTTTTTCGATTTGCTGCGCCGCCTCTTCGGAGCCTCTTGCCAGCTCGACCAAGCGGCGCTGCACGAACGGCAGTTGCCGCGTTTCAGCAGCAAGATAGCGCAAATATTCATCCGCCGCAGCTTCATACTCCAAACGCGAGGCGTAAAGATCGG
This genomic interval carries:
- a CDS encoding ABC transporter permease, which produces MSWWYCLKEAFDGLTRAKLAALIAALTMAGALVLMGLFALATHNFVEIAGSLRSRIELEIFVDNARDESGIQKLRRQIEAVPGVAKVKYVSRQEATEIFRKEFGDGFIDLLASNPLPPSFQVALQKSHQHSLAAQQLASRLRALDGVDEVVYRRDFVQQVERYIDFAMLAGLIIGLVVCLGSFFVVINHVRLVAYAKRRTIETMQLVGATRFFVTTPLLLQGLFQGIAGSALAWAFFYLLQKFLLSSYPEIIRFPSYFMPALAGFGILLGLVAAYLGVKRYIK
- the ftsE gene encoding cell division ATP-binding protein FtsE, which gives rise to MNLVRLSNVALKYPGGDGLQSVNLIVRKGEFVFLVGPTGAGKSTVLKMIYMAEKPSEGTVVVGRFNSKTVTAKQIPLLRRQLGIVFQDFRLLEDRNVYDNVAFVLIVTGSKQKDIKRSVLRVLAQVGLSHKRYSMPHELSGGEQQRVAIARALVNNPFMILADEPTGNLDPATSAGIMELLDKINARGTAILMATHTYSLVEGVNRRVVRIEGGVTTS
- a CDS encoding class I SAM-dependent methyltransferase; amino-acid sequence: MRWTSSQRTTEIAPYSLVAEFYDHLMRHVNYERWASYVMSLFPLADDRQTRATAARARVTRVLELACGTGQMLVELAKAGFTVFGSDRSAAMLRVARQRLMREGRHANLWCGDMREVAAVAQVDAAICLYDSINYCLTPEDLQRVFKSVAQLVRGGGLFIFDICTQHNCSRNFRNYIERDATSDFSYTRHAYYKAYKKLQFNDFKIIDETNREQEYCERHVQRVYSIREMGEQFMASGLWQEVGRFSGMSRRPGQERAERVHFVLKRNADIDQSNSSL
- the pdxA gene encoding 4-hydroxythreonine-4-phosphate dehydrogenase PdxA, whose product is MAARFDGQQESALNRNNLNFKTLALTLGDINGIGPEVVLKALTQWLPSATVRVAIVAPVAAVQFWQKKLRIEQNFSIIRNFAEWPADEQVALMQTDCGDAAIEIGKWTVASGSVAAQALLHATAWAKIGLIDAIVTGPIAKVALAAAGYNYPGQTEFIAERQGVKHFAMMLIAGSFRVALVTTHLPLRNVAAAITQEKIIDKLRVLHRELRSRFNILAPKIAVTGLNPHAGESGMLGKEEEEIIKPALAQAQREGIAASGPFSADALFGRYANRAGDEKLSFDAFLTMYHDQGLIPLKMAGFGRAVNYTAGLPIVRTSPDHGTAFDIAGKGIANPTSMIEAIQLAVDIITKNDGDRAV
- a CDS encoding asparagine synthetase B: MPRFSSFIRAAFVSFYILAPPAFSQKTLIYMDLQQTDHLKAYGVAYWALDRGINVEWLLNYRGGSFMLDQYAEIERECRVRGVAFQNLGGGQAAQIYAEIEGANMEVVLLEKAPAIAIYTPQNKQVWDDAVTLALEYAEIPYTTLWDEEVLTGKLDEYDWLHLHHEDFSGQYGRFYASYHSAAWYQEEVIKNEAMAKKLGFNKVSELKKAVARTIKEYAARGGFLFAMCSATDTIDLGLAARNTDICAAIFDYDPPSPNCKQELDYNETLAFTNFTLEMNPMVYEFSDIDYPPSYNPGMRSAEADFFTLFEFSAKYDPVPAMLTQNHVSVVKGFMGQTTGFKRELIKKSVTVLADVPGTPQVKYIHGNVGRGTFTFYGGHDPEDYQHMVYDPPTQLSLHKNSPGYRLILNNILFPAAKKKKRKT
- a CDS encoding DUF104 domain-containing protein, producing the protein MIKSITHSRRMLGAATPQGLYTGLPRLHFGIKIKTLFRPKVRRTVMSETIRGIYRNGVIEPVEPLRLAEGTEVYVTVPRPNRREEILALYKKLEEQGLELEYNPDNLGKPFPEVKTVTIQGKPLSETIIEDRGPR
- a CDS encoding type II toxin-antitoxin system VapC family toxin, whose amino-acid sequence is MIYYCDSSALVKIYVEETGTAYMKNLRQQTDAGDAMITKIAGPEVLSALYRRLRIGDLTPEKVFVARQNFQGDFSGFFSRLAVSDAIIDFAMQLIDKYPLRGYDSVQLATALQLQSSLRASNGRNVTFLGSDKVLNSAAANEGLAVINPDEQE
- a CDS encoding tetratricopeptide repeat protein translates to MLMIKKNARNAAKRQRLRKEFLYVVFASPRHCVRFLLLSCLLLTFNLAAQNPQLNSARLNQAQTFERVGYFDRAAEIYKSLFESDPRNGIYYQGLKRCLMQVRRYDDLLAAIQRRLTVVDDLSSRIDIGVVYYNQNDQAGAIKHWNDLLKQYPAPGTYASVAASMKDSRAFDEALRVYQDGRKRFGQENLFALELADLYASRLEYEAAADEYLRYLAAETRQLPFVQRRLVELARGSEEAAQQIEKAVSRHLSQTSNTTDMRRLLAVILLENKEYARALAEYQTLDKLAGANNTGAEIFNFAEQVRAAGAWDYAEQAYQLILTNSSKSPYANPAMMGLAECYQQQGKHRLALEALENLISKAGTNVRNPWVLRAMLEQGDIQFTHLKDMAAAIAVYKKIYDTATEPNSKERLDAVFRLGDCHLALGEVAQAVNWYETARRLGGNRPGVGDKVKFALTRLEFYQGRFRNAKNMLEGIVAQPAKGNPEESMVNDALEMLLLIEANFADSAGALRSYAHAEFLNLKQNRRAAIDTLNDLIEKYPNAGILPQAMYHLGSLYAEEGQYPSAVATLQAVTEKHGESIVGDRALFRLAEIHADKMQDYPQAQKLFEKLLETYPNSLYLEEARRRVRSLSEKVRPM